The following nucleotide sequence is from Pseudarthrobacter psychrotolerans.
GGTAGATCGAGTAATAGTGTTTCGGCCTGCCGGTAATGGTGGCCTTGATCCGGGCGGTACGCAGGTCATCGGTGATCTGGTCCCGGATGACGCCGAGGCTTTTTTCCCGTTCCGGGGTGCGGTCGCCCACCATCCGGACGATTTCCTCATAGACCTTCGGGTAGAGGGCCGCGAAGGACAGATCCTCCAACTCCCACTTGATGGTATTCATGCCCAGGCGGTGGGCCAGGGGCGCGAATATTTCCAGTGTTTCGCGGGCCTTTCGGGCCGATGACTCCGCGGAGACAAACCGCCAGGTCCGGGCGTTGTGGAGCCTGTCCGCGAGCTTGATCATCAGGACCCGGATGTCCTTGGCCATGGCCACAACCATCTTGCGGACCGTCTCGGACTGCGCGGCCTCACCAAAACTGACTTTGTCCAGCTTGGTGACGCCGTCCACCAGCATGGCGACCTCAGGACCGAAGTCCCTTTTGAGGTCGGCCAAGGTGTACGGGGTGTCCTCTACGGTGTCGTGCAGCAGGGCCGCGGCGAGCGTGGTTCCGCTGAGACCCAGCTCGGCGAGGATGGTAGCTACGGCAACGGGGTGGGTGATGTACGGATCACCGCTTTTGCGCTTCTGCCCGCGGTGGCTCTGCTCAGCCACCTCGAAGGCGCGCTGGATGAGATCGAAGTCTTCTTTGGGGTTGTTCGCGCGGACGGTACGCAGCAACGGCTCAAGAATGGGCGAATAGGTTGCCGTGCCGCGGCCGGTCAGCCGCGCCAGGCGGGAGCGGGTCCGCTCGCGCCGGCCGGGAAATGTAGGGCGGGCGCCCGAATTGTCTACGGGAACAACCGGCGCCGGGCGTGCGGAAGCGGTCAGCCCGGCCTGAACTCCGTGGCCCGGGTTGTTATCCCCGCCTGCCGTTGGCACCGACGCCGAACGTTCTTCCAATGAAGCACCCCTCACGACCGTTTAATTACCCCAGTCTATTCCCCCGTCAGTTCACTTACGTAACCGGCGCTTAAATGCGAAACGGGCCTGGCGGCATCGGTAGTCCGATGCCGCCAGGCCCGTTCTGATGCGAAGGGTCAGGCCCCTGCGGGCGCAGCCGATTCTTGGGTCCGGGCATTGTTCGCGGACCTGCGGTGTTCAACGCGCCTCGCCTGCTTGACCAAGTCAGGTTCGTTCTGGCGCAGCCAGGCATACATCGGGGCAGCAATAAAAATGGTCGCCGCAGTACCGATCAGAATTCCGACGAACAGTGCCAGGGACAGGTCTCGCAAAGTGCCTGCCCCCAGAAGGCCTGCACCGATGAACAGGATGGCGCCGACCGGCAGGATGGCCACCATCATGGTGTTGATGGAACGCACCAGGGTCTGGTTGACGGCGAGGTTGACTTCCTCACCGAAAGTGCGGCGCGAGGACGCATCAATATCAGCGGTGTTTTCACGGATCTTGTCGAAGACCACCACCGTGTCGTACAGCGAGTAGCTGAGCACCGTCAGGAACCCGATGATGGCTGAGGGCGTCACCTCGAAGTCGCTGAGGGCATACACGCCGGCGGTGATGAACATCGTCACCAGCATTCCAGCCATTGCGGACAGCGACATCTTCCAGGTCCGGAAGTACAGCGCCATCAGCACTGCGGCCAGGGCCACAAAGACGATCAGGCCGATCAGGGCCTGCTTGGTGACATCCGCACCCCAGGTGGGACCGATAAAGGTTGAGGTCACCTCGTTGTCAGTGACACCGTAGGCAGTGGTGAGCCCTTCCTTGATCCTGAGGGTCTCGTCATCCGTGAGCTTGTCCGTCTGGATCCGCATGGTGGTACCGGCGACATTGGCCACGCGCGGAACGCTGCCGGCCACAACATCTTCAACAACCTTTTCGCCAAGGGCCGAGTCGGTGCTCTGCACGTTGGAGACAGTGAACTCCGAACCGCCGCGGAATTCGATGCCAAGGTTAAAGCCGCCCTTGGCAACCGGGATGAGGATGGACAGCGCCACCGCCACCGCCGCGATGATGAACCACAGTTTCTTGGCACTGACGAAGTTGTAGGAGCGCTTCCCTGTGTAGAGCTCGTTGCCGAAATTGGCGAAGCTGCTGGACATTACTTGTTCTCCTTGGCTGCGCTCTTGGAGGAGCTGGTGAGCTGCTCCTGCTTTTCCGCGAGGCGGCGTTCTGCGATGGTCATGCGCCGTTCTGCCTCGGCGGCCGCGCCGGTGTTCTTGGCCCGGACTACGGAAGGCTTGGCCTCAGGCGTGCGCAGGCGTCCGGCGCCGCGATAAAGCGGCAAAACACCGAGCCGCTTGGGGTCAAGGCCGGAGAGCCGGTGGCCCTCCCCGAAGAACTTGGTGCGCGCCAGGACCTGCAGGGTCGGGTGCGTGAACATAAAGACCACGATGAGGTCGGCAATGGCTGTCAGACCCAGCGTGAATGCGAACCCGCGGACGTTGCCGACCGCCACAAAGTAGAGCACCAGGGCGGCCAGCAGGTTCACGGCCTTGGAGGCCAGGACTGTGCGCTTGGCCCGCTTCCAGCCGTTTTCCACAGCGGAGACCAATCCACGGCCCTCGCGGAGTTCGTCGCGGATGCGTTCAAAGTAGACGATGAACGAGTCAGCGGTCTGGCCGATGGCAACAATGAGGCCCGCCACGCCGGCCAGGGAAAGCCGGTAGTTTTCAGTCCAGCCCAGGAGGGCAATGGCCAGATAGGTGAGGCTTCCGGCCACCACCAGCGATGCAATGGTCACCAGGCCCAAGGCCCGGTACTGGAAGAGTGAGTAGACCACCACAAGGAGCAACCCGATGATGCCTGCAAGGAGACCCATGCGCAGCTGTTCGCCACCCAAGGTCGCGGAGATCTGCTGGTCGCTCTGGATTTCGAAGCTGATGGGGAGCGCGCCGAAGCGGAGCTGGTCCGAGAGCGCCTTCGCTGTCTTTTCGGTGAACTTACCGGTGATCTGTGGCCGGCCGTCGGTGATCACAGCAAGTGACCGCGGTGCGGAGATGACGTGGTCATCGAGGACAATCGCGAACTGCGCCTTGGGATCGTTGCCGGACTCGCCGCCTGCTGCCACGTAGAACTGGTTGAGGCGTTCGGTGACCGTCTTGAACTTGGCGGTGCCTTCGTTGTCGAACTGGATGTTGACGGCCCAGTCGTTGGTCACAGCGCCATGCGCACCCTGTTGCAGCTGGAAGGAGGACGTGACAATGTTGCTGCCCTTGACCTCCACCGGACCCAGGATGTACTTGATGGCCGGCGTCGTCGCCGTTGCCGGTTCACATGTAACCAGGGGTTTGGCGGGATCGGACGCTTCCGGGCTTTCCGGCGCGGGATTATTGCAGTCCATGGTTTCGAACTGGCGGTAGATGTCCGCGGTGATCCAGTTGATATCGCTGCCATTGGCGGGCTCTGCCGTGGGCTTCGGAAGCTGGTCTTCGGGGGTGAGGGATTCCGTGGGGACGGGCGCGCCGTCTCCGTTCAGCAATACCGGGCGGAAGTTCATGTCCGCGGAGGCCTGGATCAGGTCCCGGGTTTCCTTCGTAGGTGTGCCGGGAAGGCTGACCACGACGTTGCGGCCGGACTGCGTGCTGATTTCCGCTTCGGCAACACCTGAACCATCCACACGCTGGCGGATGATGGCCACAGCCTGGTTGAGCTGCTCTTCATTGATGTCCGAACCGCCCTCAACCTTGGGCGCCAGGATCATCTGGGTGCCACCCTCGAGGTCCAGTGCCAGCTTGGGTGCCCAGCTTGCCTGTCCGGCAAGGGTGCCGCCGGCCAGGACGGCGGTCAGCACGGCGAGGACTACGCCGAGCCACACCAGTACCCTCAGGCCTGAGTTGTTAGGGCCAGTTCGTGCCATTGTGAATCTTTCTCTTATTTACGGAGGAACCACCGGCGGGAGCTATCAGTCCCACCGGCGGTTGTCCCCAGCGTAGAGGTGTTATAACGCGGGCTGCCGTGCGGCGCGGACTAGTTGTCCTTCTTGCCCTCGTCGTTGAGGCGCTTCAGCGTCTCGTCCGGGGTTTCAGTGGATGCTGTCGGGGCACCCGCTTCTTCAGTGGTCAGGGAAGAAGCGTCATCCGGGACGGCCGGAGTCTCGGCTTCGACGGCCGGTTCCACAATCTTGGTCACGGCCTGGCGGTGGACGGTGGCCAGGTTCCCGGGCGAGAGTTCCAGGACAACCTTGTTCTCGGCGTCGTCCATGGAGATAATCCGGCCATAGAGTCCGAAGCTCGTCATGACCTCAACACCGGGCTCGAACTGGGACTGCAGCGTGGCCTGCTGCTCCTTGGTCTTCTTGTTGCGTCGGAACATCATGAAGATAAAGATTCCGAGCATTGCGAACAAGACGATGTTCATTGGATCCACAGGGAAGATTCCGTTCTGTACTGGCGTATCGGGTGTTTGGCAGCGTCCGCGTCGTTCCCCGTTGCAGAAAATCGTGCCTGGCGGGCAACGGCTACTCAGAGCCGCCGCGGGAACACAGACCCGAACGTGCCGGGTGTCATACCAGTCTAAAGGGAAAAGCTGGGAAGACAGTGCTATTGGCCGTTCGGGGCCCATTCTGCCGCGGACTCGGCGGTGTCCGGGTCAGGATCGAACAGATCCAGGGGTTCCTGCCCGAAAACTCCGGCCGGCACGGCGAAGCCCAAATGGGTCCAGGCCGGAGCCATGGCGATGCGGCCCCGGGGCGTCCGGCCCAGCAGGCCTTCGCGCACCAGGAACGGTTCCGCCACCGTTTCCACGGTCTCGGTCTCCTCCCCCACCGCAATGGCCAGGGTCGAAAGCCCCACCGGCCCCCGCCGAACTTCGTAATGAGTGCTTCCAGGACGGCCCTGTCCAGCCGGTCCAGGCCCCGCTTGTCCACTTCATACATGTCCAGGGCAGCGGAGGCGGCGCGGGAGTCGATCTGCTCAATCCCGTGCACGAGTGCCCAGTCCCGGACCCGGCGGAGCAGGCGGTTGGCGATACGCGGCGTACCGCGGGACCGGCCGGCAATTTCGCTGAAACCGGCAGAGTTGACCTTGAGGTCCAGCAGGCCGGCGGAGCGCCTGAGCACCAGTTCGAGCTCGGCCACACTATAGAACTCCAAATGCCCGGTGAACCCGAACCTGTCCCGGAGCGGGCCGGGCAGCAGACCGGCGCGCGTGGTGGCACCTACCAGGGTGAAGGGCGGAAGTTCCAACGGTATGGCGGTGGCCCCGGCGCCCTTGCCCACCACGATGTCCACCCGGAAATCCTCCATGGCCATGTAGAGCATTTCCTCTGCCGGCCTGGACATCCGGTGGATCTCGTCCAGGAAGAGGACCTCGCCTTCGGAAAGGGAGGAAAGGATCGCGGCGAGGTCGCCGGCGTGCTGGATGGCCGGACCGCTGCTGATCCGCAATGGAGCGTTCATCTCGGCGGCCACGATCATGGCCAGCGTGGTTTTTCCCAGGCCTGGAGGGCCCGAAAACAGCACGTGGTCCGCGCTGCGCCCACGCATCCGGGAGGCCTGGAGGACCAGCGAGAGTTGCCGGCGGACCCGGTGCTGGCCGACGAAGTCATCGAGGTTCTTCGGCCGGAGGGCGGCTTCGATCACCCGCTCCTCGGGTTCCTCCCCGGCCGCCACCACCGACGGCTCAGCCACGGCTGCCTACGCGGTTGCCGGCCCGCGCGCCGTCCTGGCCCAGCCAGCGCAGCGTGGTCCGCAGGATTTCGGCCACATTGCCACGGAATTCAACCTCGGGATCGTCCGCAAGGGCCTTCTCGATGCTGGCAGCGGCATCCTTTTCCGACCAGCCGAGGCTGGTCATGGCCGCCACCACCTGGGGCTTCCAGGCTGCTTCGGCCGGAGTGGACACTCCGGGGGCACCTGCCGTACCGTGCGGCACCAGCTTGCCGGCCAGTTCCAGCACGATCCGCCCGGCCACCTTGGGGCCGATGCCCGGCACCTTCGTGAACGTTTTGCTGTCACCTGTGTGGGCAGCAACCCGGATCGCTTCAGGCTCGTGCACGGCGAGCACCGCCAGTGCGAGCCGCGGGCCCACGCCGCTGACACTCAGCAGGACGTCAAAAACTTCGCGTTCGTCGTCGGAGGCAAAACCGAACAGGGTGAGCGAATCCTCGCGCACGATCAGCGAGGTGAAGAGCTTCCCTTCCTCGCCGGTGCGGAGGCGGCTGAGGGTCTGCGGCGTGGCGTTAACACTCATGCCGGCACCGTTGAGGTCGATTACGGCAGAGGAAAGGCCAACGTGCGCTACTGTCCCGCGAAGGAAACTGATCAAAGCCGGGCTCCTGGTGTACTGCCGGACTCCTAGGAGCAGGACCGGCTATCCGAACATATCTACGAATACCCTAGCAAGCGCCGCAGACATTCAGCGCCCGCGGCGCGCTTTCGCCTCGGCGTCGGCCCATGCGCGCTGGGCCGGCGTCAGCGAGAGGCTGCCGGGGCCGGTGGTGGCCACGGCGGCGCCGCTGCCGGCCCGCCATGCGTGGGTGATGGCAAGTGCCAGGGCGTCTGCCGCGTCCGCCGGCCGCGGCGGCGCGTCCAGCCGGAGGATTTTCGTGACGAGTTTGGTCACAGCTTCCTTGTTGGAGGTGCCGCTGCCGGTCACGGCTGCTTTCACCTCCGACGGCGTGTGCAGAGCCACCGGGATCCCGCGCCGGGCCGCGGCGGCAATCACCACACCGGAGGCCTGCGCCACCCCCATCACCGTGCTGACGTTGAGCTGGGAAAAAACGCGTTCGACGGCGAGCACATGCGGCTCGTAGCGGTCCAGCCACTCGTCGATGGCCAAGGCAATAACCAGCAGGCGCTTGTCCAGGGTCTCCTCGGGCGAAGTACCCACTACCCCAACGGCCACCATCGTGGCCCGCCGGTTCCGTTCGACGTCGACAACGCCGATGCCGCAGCGGGTGAGGCCCGGGTCAACGCCCAATACGCGCAGGGTCACCCTGGGACATCCGCCCTAAGCCACAAAGCGGAAGGTCACTCAGCTTCCAGGGCGGCCTGGACTTCGTCGCTGAGGTCGGCGTTGCTGTAGACGTTCTGGACGTCGTCGAGCTCTTCCAGGGCGTCCACGAGCTTCATGAACTTCTTGGCGGCATCGAGGTCCAGCGGCACCTGCATGGACGGCACGAACTCGGCTTCATCGGTCTCGTACTCCATTCCGGCTTCCTTGAGGGCATCGCGGATGGCCTGGAGGTCGGTCGGCTCGGAGTGGATCTCGAAGCTGTCGCCGTTGTCCTTGACTTCCTCGGCTCCGGCGTCGAGGACGGCCATCAGGACGTCGTCCTCGCTCAGGCCGTTCTTCGGCATCGAGACGACGCCCTTGCGGCTGAAGAGGTAGCTCACCGAACCCGGGTCGGCGATGGTGCCGCCGTTGCGGGAAATGGCCAGGCGGACCTCGGAGGCTGCACGGTTCTTGTTGTCCGTCAGGCACTCGATCAGCAGCGCTGAACCCTGCGGGCCGCGGCATTCGTACATGATCTCGGTGTAGTCAACCACTTCACCGGTGAGGCCGGCGCCACGCTTGATGGCACGGTCGATGTTGTCGGCGGGCACCGACGTCTTCTTGGCCTTGGTGACGGCGAGTTCCAGGCCCGGGTTGCCGGCGAGGTCCGGTCCACCCATACGTGCAGCGACTTCGATGTTCTTGATCAGCTTGGCGAACGATTTTGCGCGGCGGCTATCGAGGATGGCCTTCTTGTGCTTGGTCGTTGCCCATTTGGAGTGTCCTGACATGCTTACGCGTCTCCTCTGATCATGCGGATAAAAAGTTCATGTACGCGTTTCTCCCCAGTCACTTCCGGGTGGAAGGAGGTGGCCAGCAGGTGGCCGGAACGCACTGCAACAATTCTAGCTGTCCCCGGCAGGCCGGCCGCATGGGAGGCGTGCTCCGGGTCGGCGGGCTCAACCTGGGCCAGGATCTCCACGCCCGCTCCGACGCGTTCCACCCAAGGGCCGCGGATGAACACTGCATGCACTGGGGCAACACCGGATTCCGTGGCGCTGAAGTCCAGGCCCTTGAAGTCCAGGTCCGTTTCGAACGACTCGCGCTGGCGGCCGAAGGCGTTGCGCCGCACCGTGATGTCCAGGCCGCCGAAGGTCTGCTGCGGGTTGCCGGCCAGGTCCGTGGCCGGGTCGGCGATCTCGTCGGCGAGGAGGATCATGCCGGCGCAGGAACCGTAGACCGGCAGTCCGTCGCGGATCCGGTCCTTCAACGGTCCGGCCAGCTCAAAGGCGCGGGCCAGCTTGTCGATGGCTGTTGATTCGCCGCCTGGAATGATGAGGCCGTCCAGGCCCTCCAGTTCCGAAGGCCTGCGGATTCCGACGCCGGCGGCACCGGCGGCTTCCACGGCCCGGAGGTGTTCGCGGAAGTCGCCCTGGAGCGCCAGGACGCCGATCCGCAGGCCCGAGCCCACGCGTGCAGAAGCAGCCGAAAGGGGGTTTGTCATCCAATCAGCATAATGTGCGCGGCTCCCTGGGCATCGCCGGAAGCGCTTCCCGGGAAGGGTTCCATGCCGTTGCTGGGATATATTACAGAGCATGCTTTACATCAGCGTTCCGCTCGGCAAGCTCGTCCGCCGGGTCTCCCGGCTCAGGGGCGGCGGGTCCGCCCTGCCCGGGCTGGTGGTCGAGAAAATCGATCCCGGCTTTATGCAGCGGACACTCGCCACGCTCCCCCACGGCGTTGCCGTGGTGAGCGGAACCAACGGCAAGACCACCACCACAAAGATGGTGGTGGAACTCCTGGAGAGCCAGGGCCTGAAGGTCTTCACCAACCGCACCGGCAGCAATTTCACCCGCGGCGTGGCCGCCGCCCTGCTGGGCGAAGTGGACTGGCGCGGCAGGCTCACGGCCGACGTCGCCGTCCTGGAGCTCGACGAAGCCCACGCCGTGCATTTTGTGAACCGCGTCCCGCCCCGGTACAGCCTCTTGCTCAACGTCCTGCGCGACCAGCTCGACCGGTTCGGCGAGATCGACAAGACGGCCCAGCTGCTCCAGCACATCGCTGACAAGACCACCGGAACCGTGGTCCTCAACCGGGAAGATCCCGCGTTGCCCGCATCGCGGACACCCTTACAGGCCAGGACGTCCAGTACTTCGGCCTGGACGACTCCCTCCTCAGCACCTTCCCCAACGACGACGACATGCGGGCAGCGCCCGGCAGTGCCGCCCCGCTGCGCTCCCCCACAAGCCGCCCGCCGACGTCGTACTCCGCAAAGTGGGGCCGGATACTGCCGATTTTGAGTACGACGGCGTCACGGTCACCACCGCGATGAAGCTCCGCGGCGTCTACAACATCTTTAATGCGGCCGCGGCGCTGACCCTGGCCCGCAGCATCTGTGGCGGTGGTGCCGCCACAGCCGACCACGCCACCCTGCTCACCGCACTGTCCCAGGTGGAGCCGGCGTTTGGCCGCGGCGAAAGCCTCACGGTGGACGGCCAGCCACTGGACCTCGTGCTCGTCAAAAACCCCAGCGGTTTCCGGCTCGGACTGAAGTCCTTCCCCGCGGGCGGCTACGCCACCATGATCGCCATCAACGACAACTACGCCGACGGCCGGGACATGTCCTGGCTGTGGGACGTGGAATTCGATTCGCTCCGCGACGGCGGCGTGGACCAGCTGACCGGGTCCCGTGCCTACGACATGGCGCTGCGGCTGCAGTATGACGAGGTCCTGATCGGCGGGGTCCAGCCTGAGATCGCGCCCGCACTGGCCGCGTTCATCCGCGAGGCCAAGGGAAAGCCGAAACGGATCTTCTGCACCTACACAGCCATGCTGGCCATCCGCCGCGAGCTGTCCAAAATCACCACAGTGGAGGTGGTCTCATGAGCGTTGAATCACTGGGCATTGGGCCGGACGGCTTCGAACAGAATTCCAAGGGCACACTCCGGGTCCTGCAGCTCTACCCGCGGGACATGAACATCTACGGCGACTGGGGCAACGCCCTGGTGATCAGGCAGCGGATCAGCTGGCACGGTTACACCCCGGAGCTGCTGGAATACAACGTCGGCGACGAGTTTCCGGCCGCTGTTGATCTCATCGTGGGCGGCGGCGGCCAAGACAGCGGACAGTTGGTCATCAAGGACGACCTGCAGTCGCAGGCCGGCGTCCTCACAAAACTGGCCGAGGACGGCGCGCCGATGCTGGTGATCTGCGGGCTGTACCAGCTGTTCGGGCGCTTCTTCAAGACCCGTTTAGGTTCGGTCATTCCGGGCATCGGTGTCCTGGACGTGGAGACGCACGGCACGGACGAACGCCTGATCGGCAACGTCAGGGTGGCCACCGAAGAGTTCGGCGAGGTCCTGGGCTACGAGAACCACAGCGGGCAGACCACCCTGGGTAGCGGCGTCCGGCCGCTCGGCACCGTGGCCAAGGGCACCGGCAACAACAGCAGCGACGGCCACGAGGGCGCACGCTACAAGAATGTGGTGGCCAGTTACCTGCACGGTTCGCTGCTGCCCAAGAACCCTGCCATCGCAGACTTCCTTATCAGGACCGCCGCTGAACGTAAGTTCGGGACTTTTGTTCCCGGTGGCCCTGATGACAGCTACGCCGTGCTGGCCCGGGAGCACGCGGCGCGCCGTCCGCGCTGAGTGGCACTGCGCTGGGTTGCGCCGCGCTGACGGTTTCCCCGTCGCGGCGCCTCAAGGTTCTTTGGTGATCAGCAGTTCGTGCGCGCCTGCAGCAGCCGCGCCCATCGAGTCCACCACGGTGGCGGTCCTCAACCTGGTGGCGGCGTCGGCCTCGGGTGTTGCACAGACGCCCTGCGGCGCGTCCGTTGCCACCGAACACCAGCGGTACGCGTCGCGGACAATGACCGACGGAGCCCAGGCGAGGTCCGTCGCCGTCCACCTGCCGGCCGTGTCCTGGCTGAACTGTGCCCGCACGAGCAGGCCTTCGTTGTTCACGACGTACCAGGGCGACAGTTCTGTGACTCCATTGCCGAGCCCGTAGACGATCCAGGTGCCTTTGTAGTTTTCGATGGGCAGCACCGAGTGGGTGTGGTGGCCGTAGATCATGGTGAACTGGCCGCTGTCCACCAGGGCGTGGGCCGCATCCTGCTGCTGGGCGTTGGCTTCGCTGGCATACTCGTCGCCGGCGTGCATGGCACCGAGTACGATGTCCGCGCCGAGGGCCCGTGCCTTGACGGCCTTGGCGATCATGGTGGGCGCATCCAGCATGTCCACCTGCCACGCGTATTCCGGGTATTGGCCGTTGAGCCCGTAGGTTCCCTGGATGATGGCGATCTTGGCTGCCTTGGTCTGCAGGATCAGGATGCCCTGGGACTCGGTTTTCGTCCGGTAGGAACCGGTGTGCTTCAGCCCCGCGGCATCCAGTGCATCGAGTGTGCGCAGCACCCCATCCGTGCTCCGGTCGATCGTGTGGTTGCTCGCGGTGGTGCAGGCCTGGTATCCCACCGCTTTCGAGGCTGTGATGATCTGCGGCGGGACGTTGAACGACGGGTACGCGGAGAAAGGGCCGTCGGGCCCGGCCACGGGGGTTTCCTGGTGGCAGATGGCGAGGTCGCTGGCTTGGATGTACCTGCGCTGGCCTTCGAGGAGCGGGGCGAAGTCCAGCCCGGGTTTGCCTACCGCGGCGGCGTCGTCGCGGGCCTGTTGCCAGAGCTGGGCATGGATCAGCATGTCGCCGGTCACCAGCACGGACGTGCAGCGCAACGTGGGACATGCTGGCCCCGCGCCCGGGGTGGGCGTAGGCGTCGGTGTGGGGGTCGGCGTCGGGCTTGGCTGCCCTGTTCCAGCGCCGGTACCCGCGGCCGCACCGGCGGAAGGAACGGTCTGTTCCGCGATCAGGCCGCACCCTGCCAGCACCGCCGCGGCCAGGATGCCTGCGGACACCACTGAAGCGGAACGAACAGCAACAGCGCGCACCGAAGCAGCGCCCAACCTTTTCCCCATAGGCGTCATTGTAGGTCTGGCCGCGGCGCAA
It contains:
- the secF gene encoding protein translocase subunit SecF, producing the protein MSSSFANFGNELYTGKRSYNFVSAKKLWFIIAAVAVALSILIPVAKGGFNLGIEFRGGSEFTVSNVQSTDSALGEKVVEDVVAGSVPRVANVAGTTMRIQTDKLTDDETLRIKEGLTTAYGVTDNEVTSTFIGPTWGADVTKQALIGLIVFVALAAVLMALYFRTWKMSLSAMAGMLVTMFITAGVYALSDFEVTPSAIIGFLTVLSYSLYDTVVVFDKIRENTADIDASSRRTFGEEVNLAVNQTLVRSINTMMVAILPVGAILFIGAGLLGAGTLRDLSLALFVGILIGTAATIFIAAPMYAWLRQNEPDLVKQARRVEHRRSANNARTQESAAPAGA
- the secD gene encoding protein translocase subunit SecD, which encodes MARTGPNNSGLRVLVWLGVVLAVLTAVLAGGTLAGQASWAPKLALDLEGGTQMILAPKVEGGSDINEEQLNQAVAIIRQRVDGSGVAEAEISTQSGRNVVVSLPGTPTKETRDLIQASADMNFRPVLLNGDGAPVPTESLTPEDQLPKPTAEPANGSDINWITADIYRQFETMDCNNPAPESPEASDPAKPLVTCEPATATTPAIKYILGPVEVKGSNIVTSSFQLQQGAHGAVTNDWAVNIQFDNEGTAKFKTVTERLNQFYVAAGGESGNDPKAQFAIVLDDHVISAPRSLAVITDGRPQITGKFTEKTAKALSDQLRFGALPISFEIQSDQQISATLGGEQLRMGLLAGIIGLLLVVVYSLFQYRALGLVTIASLVVAGSLTYLAIALLGWTENYRLSLAGVAGLIVAIGQTADSFIVYFERIRDELREGRGLVSAVENGWKRAKRTVLASKAVNLLAALVLYFVAVGNVRGFAFTLGLTAIADLIVVFMFTHPTLQVLARTKFFGEGHRLSGLDPKRLGVLPLYRGAGRLRTPEAKPSVVRAKNTGAAAEAERRMTIAERRLAEKQEQLTSSSKSAAKENK
- the yajC gene encoding preprotein translocase subunit YajC; amino-acid sequence: MNIVLFAMLGIFIFMMFRRNKKTKEQQATLQSQFEPGVEVMTSFGLYGRIISMDDAENKVVLELSPGNLATVHRQAVTKIVEPAVEAETPAVPDDASSLTTEEAGAPTASTETPDETLKRLNDEGKKDN
- the ruvA gene encoding Holliday junction branch migration protein RuvA, which gives rise to MISFLRGTVAHVGLSSAVIDLNGAGMSVNATPQTLSRLRTGEEGKLFTSLIVREDSLTLFGFASDDEREVFDVLLSVSGVGPRLALAVLAVHEPEAIRVAAHTGDSKTFTKVPGIGPKVAGRIVLELAGKLVPHGTAGAPGVSTPAEAAWKPQVVAAMTSLGWSEKDAAASIEKALADDPEVEFRGNVAEILRTTLRWLGQDGARAGNRVGSRG
- the ruvC gene encoding crossover junction endodeoxyribonuclease RuvC; this encodes MTLRVLGVDPGLTRCGIGVVDVERNRRATMVAVGVVGTSPEETLDKRLLVIALAIDEWLDRYEPHVLAVERVFSQLNVSTVMGVAQASGVVIAAAARRGIPVALHTPSEVKAAVTGSGTSNKEAVTKLVTKILRLDAPPRPADAADALALAITHAWRAGSGAAVATTGPGSLSLTPAQRAWADAEAKARRGR
- a CDS encoding YebC/PmpR family DNA-binding transcriptional regulator, whose protein sequence is MSGHSKWATTKHKKAILDSRRAKSFAKLIKNIEVAARMGGPDLAGNPGLELAVTKAKKTSVPADNIDRAIKRGAGLTGEVVDYTEIMYECRGPQGSALLIECLTDNKNRAASEVRLAISRNGGTIADPGSVSYLFSRKGVVSMPKNGLSEDDVLMAVLDAGAEEVKDNGDSFEIHSEPTDLQAIRDALKEAGMEYETDEAEFVPSMQVPLDLDAAKKFMKLVDALEELDDVQNVYSNADLSDEVQAALEAE
- the pdxT gene encoding pyridoxal 5'-phosphate synthase glutaminase subunit PdxT is translated as MTNPLSAASARVGSGLRIGVLALQGDFREHLRAVEAAGAAGVGIRRPSELEGLDGLIIPGGESTAIDKLARAFELAGPLKDRIRDGLPVYGSCAGMILLADEIADPATDLAGNPQQTFGGLDITVRRNAFGRQRESFETDLDFKGLDFSATESGVAPVHAVFIRGPWVERVGAGVEILAQVEPADPEHASHAAGLPGTARIVAVRSGHLLATSFHPEVTGEKRVHELFIRMIRGDA
- a CDS encoding glutamine amidotransferase; its protein translation is MSVESLGIGPDGFEQNSKGTLRVLQLYPRDMNIYGDWGNALVIRQRISWHGYTPELLEYNVGDEFPAAVDLIVGGGGQDSGQLVIKDDLQSQAGVLTKLAEDGAPMLVICGLYQLFGRFFKTRLGSVIPGIGVLDVETHGTDERLIGNVRVATEEFGEVLGYENHSGQTTLGSGVRPLGTVAKGTGNNSSDGHEGARYKNVVASYLHGSLLPKNPAIADFLIRTAAERKFGTFVPGGPDDSYAVLAREHAARRPR
- a CDS encoding CapA family protein → MGKRLGAASVRAVAVRSASVVSAGILAAAVLAGCGLIAEQTVPSAGAAAGTGAGTGQPSPTPTPTPTPTPTPGAGPACPTLRCTSVLVTGDMLIHAQLWQQARDDAAAVGKPGLDFAPLLEGQRRYIQASDLAICHQETPVAGPDGPFSAYPSFNVPPQIITASKAVGYQACTTASNHTIDRSTDGVLRTLDALDAAGLKHTGSYRTKTESQGILILQTKAAKIAIIQGTYGLNGQYPEYAWQVDMLDAPTMIAKAVKARALGADIVLGAMHAGDEYASEANAQQQDAAHALVDSGQFTMIYGHHTHSVLPIENYKGTWIVYGLGNGVTELSPWYVVNNEGLLVRAQFSQDTAGRWTATDLAWAPSVIVRDAYRWCSVATDAPQGVCATPEADAATRLRTATVVDSMGAAAAGAHELLITKEP